In one window of Rhodanobacter sp. FDAARGOS 1247 DNA:
- a CDS encoding PAS domain-containing sensor histidine kinase has product MPAFERRVLSGGWLVALPALAALAIVLLTGRPEVELCWLLAVAVLVLTAMLARWQHRRVVYPLYTLVGLLEALREGDYSLRGVSGGALGEAIYDINALADRLQRERLQSEDSARLLGKTLASLDSAVFVFDSDVRLRLLNPAAQRLLTGERHALMGRRADELGLDALLAAPSAQVVRHVFPGRSGRFEIRHAPLRNEGRNGQLLVVNDVGRALREEERQAWQRLLRVLGHEVNNSLASIHSLAGTLASLVAREPLPDDWREDARGGLQVIGNRAESLARFLAGYSKLAALPPPQKRSVDLAERIAAVARLEQRLAVRVEDGPPLSLQADPDQLEQALINLLRNAVEASLNGKGEVVMRWRSEGERVLIEILDDGPGLPGSDNLFVPFFTTKPGGSGIGLALVRQIAEAHEGGVSLGAREGAPGAVAQLWLPLELARD; this is encoded by the coding sequence ATGCCCGCATTCGAGCGGCGCGTGCTGTCCGGCGGCTGGCTGGTGGCGTTGCCTGCGCTGGCGGCGCTGGCGATCGTGCTGTTGACGGGGCGGCCCGAGGTCGAACTGTGCTGGCTGCTCGCCGTCGCCGTGCTGGTGCTCACCGCGATGCTCGCCCGCTGGCAGCACCGGCGCGTGGTGTATCCGCTGTACACCCTGGTCGGCCTGCTCGAAGCGCTGCGCGAAGGTGACTACAGCCTGCGCGGGGTGAGTGGCGGCGCGCTGGGCGAGGCGATCTACGACATCAACGCGCTGGCCGACCGGCTGCAGCGCGAGCGCCTGCAATCGGAGGATTCGGCGCGCCTGCTGGGCAAGACGCTGGCCTCGCTGGACAGCGCCGTGTTCGTGTTCGACAGCGATGTCCGCCTGCGCCTGCTCAATCCCGCCGCGCAACGCCTGCTCACCGGCGAGCGCCATGCGCTGATGGGCCGCCGCGCGGACGAGCTGGGCCTCGATGCGCTGCTCGCCGCGCCATCGGCGCAAGTCGTGCGGCACGTGTTTCCCGGCCGCAGCGGCCGCTTCGAGATTCGCCACGCGCCGCTGCGCAACGAAGGCCGCAACGGCCAGCTGCTGGTCGTCAACGACGTCGGCCGCGCGCTGCGCGAGGAAGAGCGTCAGGCCTGGCAGCGGCTGCTGCGCGTGCTTGGCCACGAGGTCAACAACTCGCTGGCGTCGATCCATTCTCTGGCCGGCACGCTGGCGAGCCTGGTCGCGCGCGAACCGCTGCCCGACGACTGGCGCGAGGATGCCCGTGGCGGCCTGCAGGTGATCGGCAACCGCGCCGAATCGCTGGCCCGTTTCCTGGCCGGCTACAGCAAGCTGGCCGCGCTGCCGCCGCCGCAGAAGCGGAGCGTCGACCTGGCCGAGCGCATCGCGGCGGTGGCGCGGCTGGAGCAGCGCCTCGCGGTGCGGGTCGAAGACGGGCCGCCGCTGTCGCTGCAGGCCGACCCCGACCAGCTCGAACAGGCGCTGATCAACCTGCTGCGCAACGCCGTCGAGGCGAGCCTCAACGGCAAGGGCGAGGTGGTGATGCGCTGGCGCAGCGAGGGCGAGCGTGTGCTGATCGAGATCCTCGACGATGGCCCCGGCCTGCCCGGCAGCGACAACCTGTTCGTGCCGTTCTTCACCACCAAGCCCGGCGGCTCCGGCATCGGCCTGGCCCTGGTGCGGCAGATCGCCGAAGCACACGAAGGCGGCGTCAGCCTGGGCGCCCGCGAAGGCGCGCCCGGAGCCGTCGCCCAGCTGTGGTTGCCGCTGGAGCTGGC